A window from Prosthecochloris marina encodes these proteins:
- a CDS encoding ABC transporter ATP-binding protein, translating to MIEVSELRKSYGEKGRSIIAVDGLSFRIRPGTVFGLLGPNGAGKTTTIRVMTTLSDPSGGACSVAGFDVTRDPASIKERIGVVPQENNLDRELSAYENLLIYGLLHRVAGLRKKISEVLSVVELDESRERVVQDFSGGMKRRLLLARALLTDPEVLFLDEPTIGLDPQIRRHFWNVIRKIGMDGRTVVMTTHYIEEAEALCDMVGIMSKGKMVAFDTVKGLKKLVGEYVVDTITEDGRLEQFMCCDRREADSVASGLQGRLTIRRSSLEDVFVKLTGARI from the coding sequence ATGATAGAAGTTTCGGAACTCAGGAAATCTTACGGAGAGAAAGGACGCTCGATCATCGCCGTCGACGGTCTCTCGTTCCGGATTCGGCCGGGTACGGTTTTCGGGCTCCTGGGACCGAACGGGGCTGGGAAAACAACGACGATCCGGGTGATGACCACGCTGAGCGATCCATCCGGCGGAGCCTGCTCCGTCGCGGGATTCGACGTGACACGCGATCCTGCTTCGATCAAGGAGCGAATCGGCGTCGTACCTCAGGAAAACAATCTTGACAGGGAGCTCAGTGCGTATGAAAATCTGTTGATTTACGGGCTTCTGCATCGTGTGGCCGGACTACGGAAGAAAATTTCTGAAGTGCTCTCGGTTGTTGAGCTCGATGAAAGCAGGGAGAGAGTTGTTCAGGATTTTTCCGGGGGCATGAAGCGCAGATTGCTTCTTGCAAGGGCACTCCTGACCGATCCGGAAGTGTTGTTTCTCGATGAACCCACGATCGGTCTCGATCCGCAGATAAGGCGTCATTTCTGGAATGTCATCCGAAAAATCGGTATGGACGGGCGCACCGTTGTCATGACGACGCATTACATCGAGGAAGCCGAAGCACTGTGTGACATGGTCGGTATCATGTCGAAAGGGAAAATGGTTGCTTTCGATACGGTTAAAGGCTTGAAAAAGCTTGTCGGAGAATATGTTGTCGATACCATAACCGAAGACGGGAGACTTGAGCAGTTTATGTGTTGCGACCGTCGGGAAGCCGACAGTGTCGCTTCCGGCCTTCAGGGCCGTTTGACCATACGCCGGTCGAGTCTCGAGGATGTTTTTGTCAAGTTGACGGGAGCGAGGATATAA
- a CDS encoding ABC transporter permease has product MSWYPVFLREMLLFRRKLFRVGYLFSAMVVPMIYLVTFGLGLGRNIDVGGMSYVAYLLPGLVAMSSMNNSYSWVSSALTLNRHYFKTFQVFVLAPVSPSAIMLGEVFAGMVKGLFASLLIICTGFLFTGMFVTTLFFLVALLLNCFLFASLGVITGMLAKSHEDTSTYNNFFILPMAFFCGTFIPVDRLPAMLGTVVAMLPLTHTNILIRKTALDNEGVVSLSVLVCYAVVFFSIGSRLIRKYSE; this is encoded by the coding sequence ATGAGCTGGTACCCAGTGTTTCTTCGTGAAATGCTGTTGTTCCGCAGAAAACTGTTTCGCGTCGGTTATCTTTTTTCCGCGATGGTCGTGCCTATGATCTATCTCGTGACGTTCGGGCTTGGCCTGGGGAGAAATATCGATGTCGGGGGTATGAGTTACGTCGCTTACCTGTTGCCCGGGCTTGTAGCCATGAGTTCCATGAACAACTCCTATTCCTGGGTTTCGAGTGCCCTGACGCTCAACAGGCATTATTTCAAGACCTTTCAGGTTTTCGTTCTGGCGCCGGTTTCTCCTTCGGCGATAATGCTCGGGGAGGTCTTTGCTGGGATGGTCAAGGGATTGTTCGCCTCTCTCCTGATCATCTGCACGGGCTTTCTTTTTACCGGTATGTTTGTGACGACGCTTTTTTTCCTTGTGGCCCTTCTCTTAAACTGTTTTCTTTTTGCCTCTCTCGGCGTGATTACGGGGATGCTGGCCAAATCGCATGAGGATACCTCGACGTACAACAATTTTTTCATTCTGCCGATGGCGTTTTTCTGCGGTACGTTCATTCCCGTCGACCGTCTGCCCGCGATGCTCGGAACCGTAGTGGCCATGCTGCCGCTTACCCATACCAATATCCTCATCCGCAAGACTGCCTTGGACAACGAAGGCGTCGTTTCCCTCTCCGTACTCGTCTGTTATGCCGTTGTTTTTTTCTCCATCGGTTCCAGGCTTATCCGGAAGTACAGCGAATAG